The genomic region TGGCTGTTACTGAAACAccacaaacacaaaataagtGGATTGTTACTAttactgaaacttttttttaaaaaagaaatgcttacatttaatttattgtattattattttcatttttaatactcttattaaaaatattcctgcattgcagggggatggactagatgacccttgggtccctcgcaagtctacaattctattaatTGTGCATATGGTTTAGAAAACAATGAAACAAACACAATGGAAGAGAAATTGGGAAATATAGCATTAGCTGATAAAATTGAATACagtattttatctgtaagctgcatCGAGTCCCCGTCAGGAAAAAGGGTGGCGTATATATAACTTAATGATAATAAGAATAAGCCACAATGTGGTTTGTAACCATACAGTTAAAATGTATGAGGAGCGTGCCCAATGGCCATTTAGGAAAATGGGTTTTGTAGATTCCTGCCACCTGCATGCAAAGTCCACCCTACTACTCCCACCCCCAGTTTAAACTACATTTTATGTTACCCAGTTGTAGCATTCCATCTGCAATGACATTCCTATGGAAGTCTGTCACAGGCGTGAGAACATATGGTAGATAATGAGGTTTATGGCGGTGGTGTTAGGCTCCCTTGCCTGCAATTAGGCCCTCAGATCCAAGCTCTGGCTTTAACCTGATGGAGATACATTTATTaattaaagcatttttacccCACGGTTGTGCCAAAAAGACTCCCAGGGTGGGGTAGTATCAGAAGAAAGGGTGCCTGGTGCAGTGTCTCTCTAGTGGTCCAGCTAGTTCTGTGTGAGATCTTacaggtacagtcgtacctcggctcccgaacgccttgggagtcaaacgttccgGCTCTCAAACgattgaaaaccagaagtgaatATTCTGGTTTTTGgactttttggggggaagccaaatgtctggcgtggcttctgctattgtttccGGCGTGCCTGCGCAATTGgaaaccaattggaagccgtgccttggtttccaaacattttggaagtcaaacggacttccggaatggatcctgttagacctccaaggtacaactgtactactGTGCTTTTGATTGTTGTGAGAGCCCCATCTTCCTGTAAAGTATCTTTGCTCCTGTTCTAGAATCTGTTTCTGACCTCCTCTGGACCCTTCAAGCTCCCTCCTCTTTTCTCGGCAGGTGACAAGTTCTCCAGGTCCTGACACTTCAGTGACGCAAACGGCTCACGAGTGCCAGCTTGCCTTCAACAAGCTGCTGCAGAAGATCCAAGGTAGcagttcagaaaaaaaaaacctttattggTAGGCCAGAAAATAGCAAGTAGCCAAGCCCCCTCTGTGGCACAAGTGTGGGGCAGCTCATGGTGAAGTTCTGGGCTGACTTCTCCCTGATGAAACCGAAGCCAGCAGGGCTTTGGGGCCATATGGGGTTAAGCCTGGTTTCCTtctgcatgttttatttatttattcaatttatatcctgcaccTTCCTCTAAAGGACCCCCAGACAAttctaaaacaatacaattaaaatttcTAAAAAATACAACCCAATGAAAAGCAGTGTTctataaaaccatttaaaaagcaaCCATCTACTTCCAAACCAATAATTTGAGAGTAGCCAGGGATAGAACTTTAAGCCATCAAATGCCGGGGTAAACagggatcttttttaaaaaaaaaaaaaaaaattctccctttctccttgaAGTTAATAGTGAAGGAGACTGATGAACCTCACAAGGGAGGACATCCCACAAATAGgggaccaccaccaagaaggctctgtcACAGGAAACCCCAGTGGCAACACCACCAGCAGGGCTGCCCCAGCTGATTGGAGGGAATCTGGATTTCCTTGCTGCTTTGGCCTCTTCACACGTTTCTGGCTGGTTGTTTGCCTTGGAGAGGGTGGTGAACAATCTCCCCCTCCACAGGTTCAGCTGAAAAATGGCTGGAGTAGTAGATAGAGATTGCTTTTGTTTCAGTCTGCCTGTATTGGTTCCCCACAATCACAGTTCTCAAGACAGGACCCCCCAGGTGACGGCAACAGGAAAAGTATGACTTGCTTATTTAGCCCtttatctcttgcttttcttccacCTTGAGAATCAAGGCAGTTCccaggtggtctcccatccaagcactggccaggcccagacctgcttagcttcagcaaaaaGAGCTGCATCATTTGCTCCAGAGTGGAATGGGCTTCCTGTCTGGTGTGAACAGCTAGACTCTCACTCCCTGAACTCTGGCTGGCCATCCTTCCTTAACCTCACTGCTGCCAAGTCTGGAACCTGAAAGCGCCTGCCCGCCCTTCCTGACTTTGGGTGCTCAGATCCTGCAAAGCCCTTGGGTGCTGACCCCCAACCACCATTGACATGGGGCCACCTGGTGAGTTCGGCAGGTGGATGGAAGGGTTCATCTTtgacttctctctccctcttgtttTGCAGGGCTTCCAGCAGCACTCCCAGCTCTGCCACTGGAGCTGGCTATCCTCTACAATTCCCTGGTGTTTGAGATCTGTCTCTCCGGAAACTCCGGCGAGAAACTATTGGGAGTAATAGATCATGGGCTGAGCAGGGGTAAGAGAAATGTCTCCACGTGCTCTCCAAATGATGGGTGGTAGAATCAAAGTCATGAATAAATACACGGggaatgccctcccaacagatgtcaaagaaattaacaactatatgaaatttagaagacatctgaaggcagccctgtttagggaagtttttaatgactgatgttttaattacaggtaggtagccgtgttggtctgccatagtaaaaaaaaaaaaaatccttccagtagcaccttagagaccaactaagtttgttcttggtatgagctttcgtgtgcatgcacacttcttcagatacactgaaacagaagtcaccagacccttatatatagtgagagagtggggggaGGGTAGCCatccaccccttgctttttcctgtaagaccaattgcagtcgttaacagtcatcaacaggtttaccacacctatcggccattcacccattcctaccacccttctaagtaatacccctccccactctctcactatatataagggtattgacttctgtttcagtgtatctgaagaagtgggcatgcacacgaaagctcataccaagaacaaacttagttggtctctatggtgctactggaaggaattttttatttttttattttgatgttttaatatattttaaatcttttgttgcaagctgcccagagtggatggggaaacccagccagacgggcagggtataaataaattattattattattattattattattattattattattcctggatGGTTTTGCTGctggccctgtttttttgaggaagtGGGATGCAGGAGTTGGAGGggattcttcctctcctcccaggtTGCAAATCCACCTGTAACTCTTGATGGAGCCTGGTCTTTCTCTATGTGCAAAGAATCCTACGATGCAGCacttctctccccaaccccacttTTGATTGAAAGTTATATCCATGCAAGTTTTCCTCTGTCTGTCTCTGCTAGTTCTAGAGGTCTGTGCAGTGTCTGGCCAAGGACTTGGCTCAGAGGGCCGCTGGCAGAGGGTGCTCCAGAATACCCCTGAAGAACTTCACGCCCCTCTGCATCGACTGGCTGCCCTGCAGGGGGTGCTGTGGCTTGCAGCAAACCACCTCACAACCGCGGAAGGCCTCCTTCAGCTTCTGAACGGCTCCAAGGTAGCTAACAGCAGCCTGGAGCTGCATAGCATCCGTAAGGAGGCATTGCTTATCCCTTCACTCCCAAGTGAAAGCTTTGACCACCCTTTGCAAATGGGATGGTGGCTTGTGGTGCTGCAGCAGGTAGTTGGGCCTCTCACCAACCTCTACATGACCATTCAACTTAAATTGTGGGACTGCAATTTCTGCAAGGAGCTCTGATGAAAGACCTGGCATGCACTGACTGTGCCTTGGCCCTTGTTGAATCACACACCAGTAGCCAGTGAGGGGCCGTGGGCTAGGAAAAGGAACAGCAAAAGTACAGGTGGGCGCCTGCAGTTCTGCCTGCTAAGCCCAGCTGCCTGCCTATAGTTTGAAGTAGGCATTGCCCTCAGCCTCCAGCCTCTCCTATCACTCCCTGCTGTCAGCCTGGCTGGCATGGAGATAATGGCACCACGTCCAGTCCTGGAGGCCAGATGCCTCTGAGGACCAGTTACAGAGGAGCACAGATGGGGAGAGTCCTGCCTTTGGACTTTCCAGAAGCACTATCCAGTTGGCCACGACAGtcacagcatgctggactaggtgtGCCCCCTttaggtctgatccagcagagttgcTCTTCTATTCTTCCAAGAAATTCGCTAGTGTTTAAAGTGCCGCAGGACTCTTGTCTGTGAACCGTTCTTCCTTTTTCAGAGCCTGAGGCCTCCTCCTTGCCATGGCCATCAGAACGATTTCCTTTTGCTGCTCCAGATGTGGCAGCCACCTGACGTGGCAGAGTCTGACCCCCTCCTTGTGCAGAGTGTCCGAGAGTTGAAGGGCATCCTGTGGACTTCGGCTGCCTTTCTGCACGGTGGGGCTGTGATTTCCCACTCTCCGCATGCCTGCTGCTTCTGTGCGCCTTCTCTCTTTTGACCCGCACCTTCTGCCTGGAAGCCACTTGCTAGGCAGGCAAAATCAGTCCGTCTGCAGGGTACTTGAGTCAGGGATTGAGTGTGCCAAGGCAGATTAAATGCTTTCatctgagaaagaggaggaggaggaggaggaggttttgGATTATAACAAAGCTATAGCACTCCCAGTTGCTCTTCCGGCTCAGAAGTTAGATAGacttgttttaattgctttccaCTCTGTCTCAGGAGCAAAGTCTGGATAATAGAATTGTATAATGGGGGTGGGTCTTGTAGGCAATATAGACCAACCCCTTTCTCAGAGGGGGGAACCAGATATCTagagcaccccctccccaccaacagATGGCTTTTCAGCCTCCTGTGAGGGAGAGCCCAGCACCCTTTGTTTAAATGTTCTTCCTGTTGAGCTTCTGCTAATATTCAGTAACTGTAATAGCAACTTtaagacacattttttaaaatcctacaGCACAAAATACTTCTCTGTGTAACCCTAGTTATGACATACAACTCCAAACAAAAGATGGGGGACCACGCTCTGTTCTGCTTTGGTCATGCAGCTCCTGGAGTTCTGTGTCAAATTCCACTCAGTAGGTGGGAACAGGGCTAGCTTGAGGTTTTCCTCTGTTCCAGGAGTTCAGGAACTGGAAGCCGGTGATCTCCCTGCCGCTGTTGCCCTTCTCCAAACAGCTGCTACAGGGCTGTGTTCTAGGCGACGCCTTGCCCAGATCTTCACCTTAATGGGATGCTGCAACCTGAAAATGGTATGGGTGCATTGAGGGGGGGGAGGGTAACAAGGTGGCAGGGTGGCACAGCTTGTGAATGCAGCGCttggaaggaaatggggaaagtgtTGCTATTAGGGCAAAACTGTGTCCATGTGCCCCTGAAGTGTGGGGCCTCCAGTGGTTCTGAGAGCTGCAGCAGAACGTGCCATGTTGGTCTAAGTTCTCTTTCCCCCTTACCAGGGGATGCTCTGCCTTGCCACTCCCCTCTTGGAGCTTCATTTAGGCACTGCTAATGCCAGAGAGCCAGGAATTTGGCTTATTAAGCAGGAAAGGCCtaaaattatgtatttattacatGCATTTGTCACTACAAAAACATCTCAGAGCAACTCATAGTGATTAAAAGCACACATGGCAGAACATTTAAAATTctgcacattaaaaataataattaaaaattctAAATTGAAAGGCAATACTTCAAAAGAACCAGGTGGGTAGAATTTATCATACTGCAGTATTCTTAGATAAAACATATGCATTGCAAATGTTCTCTTGCCAAGCAGtaataaatgttaaaatattgagaaatgttttagTGAAATATCCtttaataaataatgttaaacATTGTATTTAGTAAATTAGCTTccagatttataaactgcttcacacCCATAAACCCTTGACGTAGAGTGCAATGAGATAAAACGTGATGAAATACAAAAGGTACAAATGCAAAAAGCAGTAAAAGCATTTCTACAATTATCCaatttgcggggggtggggtggccttAACCCTCAACCTGTGATCAGAAACCAGCTTTTCACAGATCTGTAGAACAACAAATGCACAAGCAGAGAACCATGGGAGCTCTGCTACGCACCTTTGTTTATTGGAAGATAGTTTTATGCCCCAGGATACAGCAAAGCTCCTTTGGATCTCGGCGCTTCGTGTTGCATCTGCTCCTCTGTGTTCCAGGACAAGCCACAGATGGCAATTCAGTGCCTGAAACGAGCCCTGCAGGTGGATTTCACATTCCTCCCTGCCCTGTACCAAGCGTCCCTGTTGTACCACCAGCTGGGGCTTCTGGAGGCTGAGCTGGAGGTCCTGGTGCTGCTGTCTCAGGTGTGTCTAAGGTTTTTCTATCCCTGCATGACGATGCTGCATTGATGCTGCAGCTGCTCTGCCTGAGAAGAACTGGCTGTGCTTCTGGCTTCCCCTGGTCCACTCCCTACTTGACAACTGAGGGAGCCAACTGGCCAGGAGGTCTGTCCGGTGGCTGTAGATACCTGCCTGCCCTTGGTCCAGGCAGAGCAGCCATTGTCTTTGGTCTCCCttcctcgctccctccctcccttctcaagGTCCAATATCCCCTCGTGAAGGGCATGAGGAGTtagccagtgcagatctctcCTTGGGTGCACTATGCCACCCTGCCCCATGCCAAGCAGTGTTGAATCACCAATGTTCCTGTTTCCTCCGCTCTCCCTGCCTCAGGCTCTGGATGGTCCTGCACAGGTAACGGCAGAGCTTTCCAGTCCATGTTTCCTGATCCAAATGGAGCTGCTCACCTGCGCATCCCAACTGAGTAGCTTCTTTGTCAAGAACTGTCCGTCAGATGTGAAATATTTGCTGGCACAAAGGAACCTCCAGGCGGGGAGGTGAGTGCCCCCCCTCCTGTTACGTAAGCCTCCCTTGTTGCTCACTTGAGGTGGGGAGGGAATTGTTGGCTTCAGTTTTCTCTAGGCATCTCGAATTACTACCAAGAGACTCCTCTGCTGGAGAGGAAATTGTTCATCAGCTCATGAGCTGACTTTGAATGAGGGCAGGGAGCTGTCTTTGGGAGGCCCGTGGGATGTCCTTGTAGGTCCTTGCAGCtgctggtgtttatttttattttgttatcacaTTCCTTATCCACCACTAGGGCCCAGGGAAGGTTACAACCATACAGTATTCAATTATAGAAGCAGATGAAACAACCACaatgataaaaacaagtaaaaccaTTCCAGAGCAGCATaaatacagcaaaaaaaaaaaaaaccaacccccccccaaaaagaaaaacaccttaATTACCAAATGCCAAGCTAAAGAGGCAGAGAGGGTATttcagatattggggggggggctttaaataCTAATGTGAGCCCCTTGGATCAGGCGTGGAAGcaaactgttttcttttctcctgcaGGGTGAGTGAGGCAGTGGAGCACTACTTGGACCTCTTGGCTCTGTTCCAGGAAGAAGGGCCTCTTCACCAGGTTGGCACCTTGCAGCTATTGAATCTTCATGCCATCTGCTGGTTTTTGTTTGAAGGAATGTGTAAGCCTCGCACTCTCAACAATAGCAGAGAATGGGCTAACAATAAATCAGATAACAAATGCAGCAAGTAGCATGAAAGTCCACTTAAACAGCTCcataaagaaacaaaattaatgcAATCATCCCCCGAACCCTGGCATAAATGTATGGGGTTTATACAGCTACCAGTTTAAAtagttctccaactggagcttgACAGACTGTTTTACATTTGCTTTTTGAATTGTGCTTCCTAATCTCCGGTGGCTCGGTAATGCTCCTTGCTCTTCCAATGTGTTGCATGTGTGCAGTCGTTGAGAGGAAGATTTCAGTTGGTGgggcagaggggggtgggggtggtattcTGCCTTCTGaaggtcagcagcagcagcagcatcttgaaCAGTCCCTCGAAGATAACAGGAAGCCAGTGCCAGAGGCGTCCCAGGGAGATGAGTGCAATGTTTTGCAGTCATGGTGGCCATTCAGCCTTGAGGTGATGCTTCTCCTTGTGTGCAAATGACTTTGAAGACTTAATCTTGTGTCCTTTCACAGTAACCCTCTGAGTAAGTCACCCCAGTGACCCCAGCATCTTTCTGGGGCAGCCATAGCCAAGGAGGACCCTAGTCAGCAACGATACCCCCGGGTTTCTCATGTATCAGTTGCTATCCTGGCTTCCATGTTGGCTTCAGCAGCCGATGGTGGCCTGAGACATTTGCACCCGAGCCTGCCCAATTTCTTTAGCACTCTTGGCTCTCAAGCAGTGTTTGCTCTACTGCCTGTGCCGCGTTCCTTGTTGTGGACACAGCACCGTCTGATCCTTGGGTggggccctcctcctcctcctctgcaggtgTCTCTGTGTGGTGAGCTGGCCTTGCCCAGGATCCCCGAGGTCTTCTTAGAGGCTGCCTCTGCCCTGCAAGAGCTCGCCAGGCATCGAGATGCCATTGCAGTGTGCGAAGAGGTGGCAACCCGAATGAATGGACTGATCCCTGAGAGGCTGCAAATTGAGCTGGACTTGTGGACTGCAGAGGACTTCCTGGGGCCTGCTGGGTCCTCACTGACAAATTCTCCTGGCAACCTTGTGAAGCGGAAAAGGGAGAGCCTACGCTGCGTCCTTTGGCGAGCAGCTGCACATTTGATCCAGGGCTTGGCATGGGCTGGGCTAGGAGAAGCCAAGGAAGCCATAAGCCACTTGAGCAGGTAATCGGGTTCCCGGTTTGTGATCCAGGGAAGATGGTTCTGAGTGCCTCGTCCTGTCCATCCCTTAATTGGATGCTAGGAGAGCATTCTCTTGCAGCCGTTCGAAGAGTACTGGCCTTGTGAGACAGGATGGCGCATTAGATGCAGCCTCATCCTGCTTGACCAGGGACTTTCCCTGGATATTCAGGGTTGTGTCCCATTAAGGAAGGCTGTATATACTTTGGTACTTAAAACATCCGTGTTCTGCCCCAGGACCCCAGATCCCGCAGCTCAAAGGAACAACTGCATGCCTCCTTGTTGGGTTCTGCTTGCCATGGAGTCTGCTAAGGAGCTGCAAAGAGTGTTGAAAATCCTGCTTCCACCCTTGAGCTTCTCTTTGCAGCCTCGAAATGAGACGCCGGCAGCAGGGTCCAGTTTCTATGCTTGTGTGGGCTGGTTGCATGCGGGCTGAAATCCACCAGCATGCCCATACGTGCTTGTTCCCCCTTCTGTCAGGAAAACTGAGTAGAAACCTCAATAGCCCCTCAAATTCTCTTGACTCTGGGCTTTCATCTGAGAGCACTAAGATGATTGTGCTTTGCTCCTTCCCCAACAGGTGTCTTCATGATCTCCTGAGAGTTCATTTTGTGACCACAGGTATGGATTGGGATGCTTACCACCAGCTTCTGTCTGCTTCTGTCCTCTTGGCTGGAGTGATTTCTGGGGCTGGGGAAATCCCTTTTGTAGGGCTAGAGCTAACCTACTGCTGCCCAAGGTGGGAATGGTTTAGGAGAGTCCTCACTTCTCGTTTAATCATACCATGAGTCCAGACTGCTCCTTTTGTGACATCTTGGCACTTGAAAGatttctgcttccattttctttctcttgacagccccccccccccactgcatgcAGGAGCAAGAGTAGGCTCTGCAGAAAGAGCAGCGGGCAGGGAGAGAACAGAGCCAGAGAACTGGCTTTGTTTCTGTTGACCTCTCTGGCTCATGGCTGGGAGAGCAAAACCCAAGGGCAACGGTCTTCTTTCTCTAccaggcagcagtagcagcactgGAAAGGAGACAGAGCAGATGGGGCTGTCAGAAGCAAAGGTGCTTCCCCAAATCAGGCAGCTGGCCCTGACTGGACGAGGGATCCAGTTCCTGCATCTGGGGCGGAATAAAGAGGCTTTGGTGGATTTCCAGCACAGCTTGCTTGTCTGTCCAGGTACCCACAGCCAGGGATCCTTTGCCTATGGTTAAAGGAGGGCGTGGGGAGGCTCGAGTAATTTTCATAGCatgcaaaataaattatgcagagTAAGTATTTAGATATACAGGCATGCTTAGGTGACAGCTTCTGTAAAGTAGGAGACAGAATTTGGGGCAGACTAAATGCAGGCCCTTTTTGCCCCTGGtggaggggaggcagtgggcgagATGGGGCCACTCAGCAAGATCCAGTTTGGGGAGGGCAGGGGCATGTTGGGATTTCTCCTGGGGtccccagcagcactgaggccAGCTCTGGTCATGCCGCTTCCTTTGTGCTTTACAGACAGGCCCTCTGCTAACTTGTACCTTACGCACACCCTCTGGAGGCTGGACCGAAGGCAGGAGGCAGCTGCCCACTGGCAGAAGCTCCATGTGAACACTGCAGGCTTGGAGGAAGCggaagaaaggtgtgtgtgtgtgtgtgtgtgtgtgtgtgcgtgtgtgtgcgtgcgtgcgtgctgAATCCTGTCCCTGCCCCCTGAAAAGAGGGTGAGGGAGCGCAGTATCGGATGTGGGAGAAGGCCACCCAGGTTCCCCCTCTGCTCCTGCGACTTTCCACCCATACGATGCTCAGGCTGCAGGGAGGGCCTTGGGCTCTTGGCTGCTTGCAACACTTTGGGCATCTCTTCCCTCTTGCCCTCAGCACTGGTCACCATAGAAGATGCTCTCCTCCTACCCTCGGTCATCGTAACCTGCCCATCTCTGCTTTAGCAACCACTGACGCcgatttctcccctccctccttatgTTTCAGATCCTTCCCGATATACCTGCAGCCAGGTATGAGGCAGACAAAGTTCCCTCACAAAGAATCCCTCGCCAAGAATGTGGGAAGCTTCCTTGCGGGGAGCAGCCAGGGACcctagagctgctgctgctgctgctgcctctcctctcctctgcccttgccCAGCCCTTCTTCCAGACAGATTCCTCAGCAGCTTTTCCAGGGCTCCGCTTTGCCTTTGGGAAGGGGAATGTTTCAGTTGCAGTGACGACAGTGACCCTTGTCCTAGTGGAAaggatgtggggttttttgcagAAGCTCCATGCGTCTTTGCTCCTGTATGATTCAATTATTTTTGAGATTATGTCCTTAGTGGAAAGAGGAAGCAAGCAAAGAGGGGTGACTCTGGTCCAGGTATTTGTAAAACGAAACCCCACAGTATTGTGAAAATCTTCAGTTGCTCTTTTCTTTGctgcaggaaggggtggggagggggtgctttCTTAACTGGCAAGAAAACAAACCATTCCTGAGGTAGAAGCAAGCCTAGCTTTGTCCTTTTGCTGCCTCTTCCTTTGTGCTTAGAGATGAATATGACCCCCCAGAAGTGCCTAAAGCAGCTCGTAGCATTATAAAGACACATAGACAAGCATTGGAACcagtaaaatacaataaagtTGAAAGAAAAATAGAGCCAGCTTAGTTGCTGTTGCTACCAAGAGCTTTCGGGGAGCGTTGAGAAGAACATTTGAAGAGACAATTAAAGACGTCTCCTTGTTTCGGAGGGGTCTCTAAGGACAggctggaaaaagaatggaaggccTTTAAGGGATACATACAAAATTATACCCCAAAGCCTGAACTTAtatcagaatgaaacaagttcTGTGATAGATATgagtaaaaaagggaaaagaaggaaTTTAAAATATTAGATTATGAATATTAGAATTAATAGTGTACAAAAAGAAATAATGGAAAACAAGTTGTTGTAGCTGAGAAGAGTGGAAGCCCAGCCCAGGTGTGGGGTGCAGCAGGGGCAAGAAAGCACAGAAAATATTGATCATAGTTATATCTGAATACCTTTTATTTAATGTATGAAAGAATGCATAATGTATATCTGCAAGTGCTTGTTTGTACATTTTGTACATCAATTTTCCCCCAGTATCTTTTCTCCCTGGTGCGCCCTCCTCTCTTGGGACGTCCTCTGGAGGGGCTAGTCTTTGGGGatttcctcttcctgcttcctcctccagagGCTCTCCCCATCCCCTACCAGATGTGCTACTCTCGGAGGGGGACTTTGAGGGATGTCCTGGACCGGGCAGAAGAGGAGCTGTACTCTGTCCTGCTGCTGAAGGAGATTTCTGAGAAGCTGGAGGTAGAGGTCCTAAGGACGGCCTTTTCTTCTGCCTAGTCGTCAGAGCAGCACATGCATTCCTCCAGCCCGCGAGACCCTCCTGCTTAGCCTCCTTCGCCGCCCTGTGCTTCTTCGGGGGCCTGAACGGATGAGGACCTTTGCAGGGCGCAGGAGGTGCTCCCGGAGTGAAAAGGGAGAAGTCGCCGGAGGGGCCAGGCTCGCTGTCACTCCTGAGCAAAGTGACAGAAGCGGGTGGTTTGGACATGTCTTGGCAGTTCGGACATGTCTAGGTTTTAGGATGCACCCGGACCGGCACTGCTGCTCTTGCGGCGAGCCGGCAAGCGAGtggcaggtcgtggggctgcccaaccTGCCCCTCGCTTgccggctcgcagcagcgccagccGGATGCTTGCTGTCGCTCCTGAGCAAAGCGGGCGGTTTGGACATGTCTAGGCAGCTGGAGTACTCCTGGCACAAGGATGCActtgggccggcgctgctgcttctgcggcgAACCGGTGAGCGAgcggctggagcagcagcgccggcccgggtGCATCGGCTTGTGGTCGgacagccccacaagccgccgcttgcTCACCGGTTcgccgcagaagcagcagcgccggcctgaGTGCATCCTTGTGCCGGGGTTACTCCAGCTGCCTAGACATGTCCAAACTGCCAGCTTTGCTCAGGAGCGACAGCGAGCATCCGGCCGGATTTGCCTGGGGCC from Lacerta agilis isolate rLacAgi1 chromosome 11, rLacAgi1.pri, whole genome shotgun sequence harbors:
- the FANCG gene encoding Fanconi anemia group G protein isoform X2, producing MAGGGGSCLDLWRGENDGLARRWRTVTSSPGPDTSVTQTAHECQLAFNKLLQKIQGLPAALPALPLELAILYNSLVFEICLSGNSGEKLLGVIDHGLSRVLEVCAVSGQGLGSEGRWQRVLQNTPEELHAPLHRLAALQGVLWLAANHLTTAEGLLQLLNGSKSLRPPPCHGHQNDFLLLLQMWQPPDVAESDPLLVQSVRELKGILWTSAAFLHGVQELEAGDLPAAVALLQTAATGLCSRRRLAQIFTLMGCCNLKMDKPQMAIQCLKRALQVDFTFLPALYQASLLYHQLGLLEAELEVLVLLSQALDGPAQVTAELSSPCFLIQMELLTCASQLSSFFVKNCPSDVKYLLAQRNLQAGRVSEAVEHYLDLLALFQEEGPLHQVSLCGELALPRIPEVFLEAASALQELARHRDAIAVCEEVATRMNGLIPERLQIELDLWTAEDFLGPAGSSLTNSPGNLVKRKRESLRCVLWRAAAHLIQGLAWAGLGEAKEAISHLSRCLHDLLRVHFVTTDRPSANLYLTHTLWRLDRRQEAAAHWQKLHVNTAGLEEAEERSFPIYLQPGMRQTKFPHKESLAKNVGSFLAGSSQGP
- the FANCG gene encoding Fanconi anemia group G protein isoform X1 → MAGGGGSCLDLWRGENDGLARRWRTVTSSPGPDTSVTQTAHECQLAFNKLLQKIQGLPAALPALPLELAILYNSLVFEICLSGNSGEKLLGVIDHGLSRVLEVCAVSGQGLGSEGRWQRVLQNTPEELHAPLHRLAALQGVLWLAANHLTTAEGLLQLLNGSKSLRPPPCHGHQNDFLLLLQMWQPPDVAESDPLLVQSVRELKGILWTSAAFLHGVQELEAGDLPAAVALLQTAATGLCSRRRLAQIFTLMGCCNLKMDKPQMAIQCLKRALQVDFTFLPALYQASLLYHQLGLLEAELEVLVLLSQALDGPAQVTAELSSPCFLIQMELLTCASQLSSFFVKNCPSDVKYLLAQRNLQAGRVSEAVEHYLDLLALFQEEGPLHQVSLCGELALPRIPEVFLEAASALQELARHRDAIAVCEEVATRMNGLIPERLQIELDLWTAEDFLGPAGSSLTNSPGNLVKRKRESLRCVLWRAAAHLIQGLAWAGLGEAKEAISHLSRCLHDLLRVHFVTTGSSSSTGKETEQMGLSEAKVLPQIRQLALTGRGIQFLHLGRNKEALVDFQHSLLVCPDRPSANLYLTHTLWRLDRRQEAAAHWQKLHVNTAGLEEAEERSFPIYLQPGMRQTKFPHKESLAKNVGSFLAGSSQGP